GTCGTCAACCTCCCGCTGCACGCCGGCGTCGGCGAGGAGGACGTTCTCAGGATGGCGGAGGCGGTGTGCGGATGAGCGGAGCGGGAAGCGTAACTTTGATAATCCCGACGTTGTCCCGTTTAAACGACCTCGAGATAACGCTTGAAGCGGTACAGGCGGGGACCGTTTTGCCGGGTGAGATCATTATCGTGGATGCGAGCCCGGACGACCGGACGGAGCGATTCATCGGGGAATTAGCGTTGAGAACCCGCGCCGTGGAGTTCGTTTATATCCGCGCGGAGCGGCCCGGCGTCCCCGGCCAACGCAATGCCGGCCTGGCGCGGGCGGAGGGGGATTTTATCCTTTTCGTAGATAACGACGTTACGGCCGCGTCCGATTTTATCGAGGAACTGCTCAAAGCCTTCGATAATCCGAAAGTCGGCGCCGCTTGCGGCCTGATATCCAACCAATTCCTACCGGGCGGTTATACCCGTTTTTTGCAATGGTTATTCCGGCAAACACGGTACGCCGGTCGCTCGTACTACCAGCGTTCGGGTTTCCCGACGTTCCTTTACCGGCCGCGAAAGCCTTCCGTAGTGGGCGCCTTGACGGGCGGCCTTACTATGTTCAGGAGGGAGGCTATCGGCGATTTCCGATTCGACGAACGCATCCTTTTCATCGACGACGATAGCTATTCGCTGGACCTTCGGGCCCGCGGCTGGGAGTTAATGCAGTGGCCGGCGGCGCGCGCCGAGCACCGGGAGGCGGGGGAAGGAAGGAGCTTCGCCGGCCGGGTGCGAAGTAACGTCGTAGGTCGTCGCCTTTTACACAAACGCTACTTCCCGCAAAACATACTTAACGTTTCAAGTTACTATTACGGCGTACTGGGAGGCGCGGCCGCGGCGGCGTTGCGGCTTAAGCCGCGCCTCATGCTGGGGAACGTTTTGGGCCTGTGGGACGTACTCCGAACCGGCGCCCGGCGCGTCGAAGCCGAGCCGGAAGGCAATCTCGCCCCAAAATCCGAATGACGGCGGAAGCGGCAAAACTTAGGATAGCCCTGGTGGGAATGGAGGAGCTGCCGGCGCTCACGGCGCTTCGGCTGCGCCAGGCCGGGTTCGCCGGCGCGCGGGCGTTGGAGGGCGCGCGGGGCTTCGGCCTGCTGCGCGCCGTCCGGCCGTACGATGTCTTTCACGCCGTGTATCCGGTCTATTATTTTAAATGGGTACCGGCGTTGAAGGCCGCCGGCAAGAAGGTCGTCTTTCACTGGATAGGGTCCGATTGGTACGAATGCAGCAGCAGGCCGGCGCTGCGGGCGCTGTTCGGCGCGGTCCGGCGCGGCGTCGACCTGCATATAGCCGACGCGCCGTGGCTCGTCGACGAGCTGGCTGCGGCCGGGGTCGACGCCCACCTCGTACCGACCATCTCGGAGAAGATGACCGGCGCGCTCGAGCCTATGCCCGAGGACTTTAAGTTGATGGCCTATATGCCGGACCGGCGGCGCGACTTCTACGGTTGGCCCGTCGTTAGGCTGGTCGCCGAGCGGTTTCCCGACGCGGAGGTAATAGCGGTCGGCGGCGACGCGGAGGCCGACGCGCCGTCCAACGTCCGCTTCACGGGCCTGGTGGACGGCGAGGCGATGGCCCGCCTGTATCGGGAGGTTTCGGCGCTCGTTCGTCCGACGGCCCACGACGGCCTGTCGCAAATGGTGCTCGAGGCGCTGCTGCGCGGCCGGCAAGTAGTGTGGAGCCGGCAGTTCCCCTTTTGCATCAGCGCGACGGCGCCGGAGGAGTTCGTCGCCGCGGTCGACCGGCTGGCGTCGTCCTGTCCCGCGAACGTCGACGGCTCGCGCTACGTCGCCGAAAATTATTCGGCCGAGGCCGCGTCGCGGGCGCTGGCCGCGGCGTACGACGATTTGTAACGCCGGGGCCGCGGGCCTGATAAAAAACGGGAGCCGATACGGCTCCCTTTTATTTCGCGGTCCGGAAGGCGCCGGCTACGGGATGGGGAACTCTTCCTCGGCGCCCGTGGTGGCGAGCTCGTAGTCCCACATATCGTCGGTGACGGGCCGCCCCTCCAATATGCGGGCGAAGAGCCAAAGGGGCGTATGCCAATAAATGCCGTAGCGGCGCAGGTAATAGGGCGACGTCTCCATCGAGTTCGCGCCCGGGAGGACGGTCAACAGGCCCTCGTAGCCGGCGTTGATGGCGACGCTGACGCCGTAGGAATTGAACGAGCCGTACGGCCAGGCGAAGGTCCGCACCGGCTTGCCGGTCGAGGCCTCCAACCGGTGTTTGGGATACGTTACTTCGCGCTCGAGCCAATAGGGGTAGGCGGTGCCCGTTTTCTCGGCGCTGGCGAGGTTGCCGTGGCTTATGGAGTGGGCGCCGATGGTAACGAGGTCGTCCGCCGCCAGCTCGCTCAGCTCGTACCACGTCATGGATTTGCCGCCGGTCCCGATGTAGTTGGTGTAAATGTAGACGGCGAAGGGGAAGCCGTATTCGGCGAGCAGGGGCCAGGCGAAGTCGTAGACCGAACGGTAGCCGTCGTCCACCGTTATCACCACCGAGCGCGGCGGCAGCAGGTCCGGGTCTTGCGTTTCCAGGGCCTCGACGAGTTGGTCTACGGATATGACCTCGTACCCGTTGCGCGCGATGTACTCCAGTTGCGCCCGGAAGTCGGCGTGCGATACCTCGTACTTGTTGGCCGGGGACAGCCGGAAGCGGTGGTACATCAAGATGACGCAGCGTTTGTCGCCCGGGCCGTAACCGCCGACGAACAGGCTCGCGCGGCCGTAGCGCTCGAGCTCGTCGCCGGATACCGCCAGCGCGTCGAACGCGCCGCCCGGCTCTTCCGGCTCGAGCGGCAGCCACAGCGAGCTGTCGCCCGGCCGGGCCCAGGCGTCGAAGACCACTTCCGCGGCGGGGAACGGGATGTATTCCGAGCCGAGGGCGAAGCTGTCCAACGTGAGCAGGGATGCGTCGCCGACGGCGGGGGCCCGTTCGGCCGCGGTGGAGTAGGCGTCGATAGGCTCGTCGCCCCGGCCCCGGGCCGGCGCCCACAGCGCGGCCCCGCAGAGCGAGGCGAGCGCGATAATCGTAATATTTACCCTGGGGAAAGGGGCCGACCGGCGGGCCCTACTCGAGCTCATTAACGGCGTCTTCTCCGTACGTTGTTACCTCGGCTTCGGGCGCGGTTTCCTCCGGCTTGGCCGAGATGTCGTCGACGTGTTGTTGGGCCAGCGCGATATACGCCGGGGAGTCCGACAGCTCCATAAACTTCCGGAAGTGCCTTATGGCCCGGCTCTTCTCGCCCTTCTTCTCGTACGCCAGCGCCGCGTTCCAGTGAGCGTCGGCGAAGTTGGGCTTTATGGCGAGGCACTTGTTGTAATACTTGACGGCGTCGTCGTAATACTCGCGCTCGAAGTAGACGTTGGCGAGGTTGTTGTAGGCCTTGAAGTAGTTGGGGAGGCCGTCGAGCGCGGCCTTGAACTCCTCGACCGCGGTAATATAAAGGCCCTTGCGCTTGTATATAATGCCCAGGTTGTTGTGGGCC
This genomic interval from bacterium contains the following:
- a CDS encoding glycosyltransferase family 2 protein, with translation MSGAGSVTLIIPTLSRLNDLEITLEAVQAGTVLPGEIIIVDASPDDRTERFIGELALRTRAVEFVYIRAERPGVPGQRNAGLARAEGDFILFVDNDVTAASDFIEELLKAFDNPKVGAACGLISNQFLPGGYTRFLQWLFRQTRYAGRSYYQRSGFPTFLYRPRKPSVVGALTGGLTMFRREAIGDFRFDERILFIDDDSYSLDLRARGWELMQWPAARAEHREAGEGRSFAGRVRSNVVGRRLLHKRYFPQNILNVSSYYYGVLGGAAAAALRLKPRLMLGNVLGLWDVLRTGARRVEAEPEGNLAPKSE
- a CDS encoding polysaccharide deacetylase family protein: MSSSRARRSAPFPRVNITIIALASLCGAALWAPARGRGDEPIDAYSTAAERAPAVGDASLLTLDSFALGSEYIPFPAAEVVFDAWARPGDSSLWLPLEPEEPGGAFDALAVSGDELERYGRASLFVGGYGPGDKRCVILMYHRFRLSPANKYEVSHADFRAQLEYIARNGYEVISVDQLVEALETQDPDLLPPRSVVITVDDGYRSVYDFAWPLLAEYGFPFAVYIYTNYIGTGGKSMTWYELSELAADDLVTIGAHSISHGNLASAEKTGTAYPYWLEREVTYPKHRLEASTGKPVRTFAWPYGSFNSYGVSVAINAGYEGLLTVLPGANSMETSPYYLRRYGIYWHTPLWLFARILEGRPVTDDMWDYELATTGAEEEFPIP
- a CDS encoding tetratricopeptide repeat protein; translation: MPKKIAALVSVVALLVLVTFSFPGRPVADEDKDKIERHLERGNELAEKGDYDGAMAEYQKLLKIDERNPLAHNNLGIIYKRKGLYITAVEEFKAALDGLPNYFKAYNNLANVYFEREYYDDAVKYYNKCLAIKPNFADAHWNAALAYEKKGEKSRAIRHFRKFMELSDSPAYIALAQQHVDDISAKPEETAPEAEVTTYGEDAVNELE